The following coding sequences lie in one Candidatus Zixiibacteriota bacterium genomic window:
- a CDS encoding DNA-3-methyladenine glycosylase, translated as MTSKLPREFFRQPTLEVARALIGKVFVVNRGGMRLSGRIVETEAYIGEDDPACHARFGLTSRNAIMFGDAGYLYVYFIYGMYDMLNFVTEPRGHPAAVLIRALEPLGGIETMRAHRGVQDRHRLTSGPGMLCRALKITTADTGQSLTSREFFVLDDGAPAPRLRQTSRIGITEGHDLLWRFCDAESTFVSRK; from the coding sequence ATGACCTCTAAGCTGCCGCGCGAGTTTTTCCGGCAGCCCACCCTCGAAGTTGCCCGCGCTCTGATCGGTAAGGTCTTCGTCGTCAACCGTGGCGGCATGCGGCTGTCGGGTCGCATCGTTGAGACCGAGGCTTACATCGGGGAAGACGACCCCGCCTGCCACGCGCGCTTTGGGCTGACCAGCCGGAATGCAATCATGTTCGGCGACGCCGGTTATCTTTACGTTTACTTCATTTACGGCATGTACGATATGCTGAACTTCGTGACCGAACCAAGAGGTCATCCCGCGGCGGTGCTGATTCGCGCGCTCGAACCGCTGGGGGGAATCGAAACCATGCGCGCCCATCGTGGCGTACAGGATCGACATCGACTGACTTCCGGCCCCGGCATGCTTTGCCGCGCCCTGAAAATCACCACCGCCGACACCGGCCAGAGCCTCACCAGCCGCGAGTTCTTCGTGCTCGACGATGGCGCTCCGGCGCCGCGTCTGCGCCAAACGTCGCGGATCGGGATCACCGAAGGCCACGATT